Genomic window (Mesorhizobium sp. M4B.F.Ca.ET.058.02.1.1):
GACGAAGCCGAGATAGCCCTGCATGCCCTGGTTCGGGCTCAGCGCCATGTGGATGTTGCCGGCCTTGATCTGCTCCAGCGTCGCCGGGGTGATGTCGGCATGCATGATCAGCACCTTGGCCTTGGCCTCGAGGACGGCGGCGACCGCGCCCTCGGCCGAGCCGGCTTCCGGAATCCACAGCGCCTTCAGGTTCGGATTGGCCTGCAGCATCGAGGCCACCGCCTTGTTGGCGACATTGGCGTCCTGGTTGGAGGCCTGGCGGCCGACCAGCTTCATCTTAGGATAGTTCTTGGCGAGATAGTCGATGAAGGCGGTGACGCGCAGGTCGTGGTTGCTCTGCCCCGGATTCTCCAGCACGCCGTATTCGGCGTCGTCGCCGACTTGCTTGACGATCTCCTCGGCGGCGAATTTGGCTTCCGCCAGATTGTCCGAGGTGATGTAGGACACGCGCTTGGATTTCGGCGAGTCGGCGGCGAAGGTGACGACGGTGGTGCCGTTCTCGACGGCGCGGTTGATCGGCTCGATGAACGGATCGGCCTGCATCGGGTGCAGCAGCACGCCGGCCGGCTTCTTGATCAGATCCTGTTCGAATGAGGCGATCTGCTTTGCGATGTCGTAGTCAGGCGTGCCCGAAAACACGGTCTTGCAGCCCATCGCCTGGGCGGCCTGCTTGAAGCCCTGATAGACCGGCACCCAATAGGGATGCGCGGAGACCATGACGTTCATCACATAGGTCTCGTCCGGCTTGCACTGAAACTTGCTCTCTGCCGACGCGGCGCCTGGCATCGCCAAGGTCAGCGTCATCATGGCGGCGCTCAATGCGCCCGCCAGCCCAATCCTGTTCATTCTCTCCTCCGGGTTCCCCGACGATGAAAAGCCTCGTCGTATCAGC
Coding sequences:
- a CDS encoding substrate-binding domain-containing protein, whose protein sequence is MMTLTLAMPGAASAESKFQCKPDETYVMNVMVSAHPYWVPVYQGFKQAAQAMGCKTVFSGTPDYDIAKQIASFEQDLIKKPAGVLLHPMQADPFIEPINRAVENGTTVVTFAADSPKSKRVSYITSDNLAEAKFAAEEIVKQVGDDAEYGVLENPGQSNHDLRVTAFIDYLAKNYPKMKLVGRQASNQDANVANKAVASMLQANPNLKALWIPEAGSAEGAVAAVLEAKAKVLIMHADITPATLEQIKAGNIHMALSPNQGMQGYLGFVATFMAAHPELIDPFNDYKTSGYNPMSIPFADNGFAVITKENADSFDLNKYMQGRDPS